AGGAAATCCAGTAAGAGGGATGCCTTATTTTATGCTAAGCTGTCATAGGACATTAGGTTCTAGTAGACTAGGTATATAGATCAGTTCACGGGGTATACATGGTCCCTGGGTTCGGTCAGCAGTACCAGAATGGGCAGAAAGAAGTCATTTTCTAAGCAATATAAAACCAATTGCATTCTGTCAGATGACAAAGATGTGTACAGAACACGAACCACTCTTGGTTTTAGGGCAACATAAAAacctgtgtgtgggggtggtggtgagagagatcccagcacttgggagacaggtggGTAGATCTtagtgcatttgaggccagcttggcctacacaatgagttccaggacagccatgactatatagagagatcctgtctaaaaagaaggaaaattatttctttatattcttttttgatTTGGGGGGAGCAAGATTTCTCGCTGTAGCTTTTGGACCCTgttctagaactcgctttgtagaccaggctgccctcacagagatccttctgtctctgcctcccgagtgctgggattaaagatgtgcaccaccaccacccgactttcTTTATATTCTTAAATTCTTCTTGTAAATACTATTCTTTCTAACAGTGTGAACTACATGAGCATGTGTACATGTAAAGTGAGTATCCATGTATTCAAATACTCTGCTTTTTGTCGTTGTTGCTTATGGTGCTGTAGTTTCAAACCTAGaacttcatacatgctaggcagatGATCTACTGTTACCCTGTCCCTCCAACTTTGCTTTATGCTATTCAAGTTCAATATGATAGTTTTTGTAGAAGACAGTTATAAATTTTGTGTCTCTGTGCTTTGAAGTTAACTTATATGTTCTCCTTCTAACCTTAGCTGATCTCAATTgttttaagataggatctcagttctatagtccaggctggcctgaaatttactAGCTaagattggcctcaaattcatggctgtCTTCCGGTCATagcctcccagatgctggtgggattgcagatgtgagtTATCATTCTCAGCTTTATTCTCCAGAACGGTTTAGGATTTTTTGTCTCCCTGGTGTGCTATTACTTCACTGTAGTGGATGTAAACACATTTTGTTGGCAAGCCAAGGGTTCACTGGACCATTTGTATCTAATTTGGCTTCTCTGTTTTCTATAAGTCCATGTAGTAAATAATTTAAGCTTTGAAGATGCCCTCAGTTTGATGATCCCTACtacccttaaaaacaaaaatattttaggatGTGTGGTCCACAATCTCTGTCACAGTCATACGTAATgtgaatatgtaaataaatgaatgactaTGTTCCTAGGGAATTGTTTAGCTAGATTTGGCCTATGTTCTGTAGTTTGCTTATCCTGTCAATCTAAATGGCTGGTTGTAGACTAGCATTGTCATTTCAATTTCTTAGTCTTTCAGATGAATTTATTTTGGCATTTGTCTtcaaaagatttttgttttgatctctctctctctctgtctctttcaaacttaattttttttaggcTACTCTGGATTTTTCTAATGAATCTGGGCTTTTTGCtcgtttgcttgcttgcttagttttgtttctgtattgtttgggggatgctggaaatcaaagccagaccttgtgcatgctaggcaagctgtATTCAGTGAAGTGTATCCACCACCCCAGTCCTTACATTTCTACCTTAATGATTTCTCCCATAGTTCATTGTTGGTTTTCATATTCGTTAACCTAGGCCTGGCAGTTTACTCTGCTGTCGAGTAGTGTGGTGTTTGACTATTCTTTTATTAGAGTTATGTCTACCATGTTTAAACATATCTGCTGAAATAGATTCTCACAAAAATTCTTAAAGATTACTCTGTTATGGCgttcttcttttcttattattagtGTAGATTAATTCTGTTTTTAATGTCTATCATTTTAGTGAaattttgctgtgatgaaaaacaAGAACTAACTatgttgtgtgattttttttttttgctcttttgacTTTTGGAGGggcccacccagctcccaaataaatcacacacgaaggcttattcttacttatgaatgccaggccttagcttgccttgtttctCATCAGCTTTTCTTAGCTTAAATTATCTTGactgccttttgcctctgggcttttttccttttctttatttctgtatattttactttcactctGACTCGGTGGCTGGCCAGCTGGCCCTTGATGTCCTCTTCCCCTTGTTCTCattgcttttcctcttccagaTCTCTCCTATTTATAGTGTCTACCTGACagcccacctatccttgctcgtGTCtcactgttggccattcagctctttattacaccatcaggtgttttagacaggcaaagaatcacagcttcacagagtttacagcataaacaaaagtcacacactttaaaataatattccctaacaccatgtattttctttaaagtgaTAATTTTGAGATTAGATTGTCATTAtggaatggaagaaaaaaattacaattataattcttttttcagatttattttatttcagatttatGTGTGaattgcctgcatgcatgtaggTGTATCGCATGTATGCCTAGTGTTTGTAGAGGTCAGAATAGGGTATCAGAtacccttggaactggagttgcagatagttgtgagccaacatatgggtactgggaattgaacctgaactCTCTTCAAGAAtaacaagtattcttaaccacttagccatctctacagccccaccATCATTTAAAGAAATCTAATGAGAAGGTAGTTGTGGTAGCCCTTTATCTCAATACTCATAaaatggtgagtttgaggccaccataTTCCACCAGGACCCTATCACAAAAGACTTACCTGCTTGAAACATAAAGAGATAATTCACTATTTGAGTCCTTGCTTTGCCATGGGTACTTTGCTATGTGGTTCAGCATCAATTGTTCTCTTAAAGCATCCAGTGTGTTTGGAGGCTTAGGCAATTCCAGGACTCTAATCAGTGCTATCACCAGAGAAAGTCACTGTACTAGAAGGATGAGAATCCTAGTTGAGCTGAGTTTAAACTAACCTTTAAATAAACCATTTAAACAAGAGCAACGAAACTGGTGGggcatggtggtccacacctaTAATCCAAGTAATCAGGAGGCTAAGGCCAGGAGGATTGCTCTAAATTTGTGGTTAAATTGGACTATGTCATATTAGGGCCCCCAGGCTGGCCTAGGCAACAGAGACATAAATGAGATTGGTAGGAAATGCCAAGTTCACAAAGTTCCAGAACATGCTATATTTAGGagtttgagtcttttttttttttttaaatataattaaaatctcTTATTGGTTAGgctgcgtgcatgcgtgtgtatcatttcttttttaattctacattagttcattatttcttttcttagccATCTAGTAATGGGAATGATTGTATAATGTGACATTTGTTCCATATTTTAAACAGATGTAGAACAATCTTTTGAGGGCTGGGGGGTGCAAGTTGGGTTTGTGGCCCttgagttttggtttttgtttggtttttgtcttgtCACTTGTTGTATTTTGCCTCTCCTGTTCATGTGTTGAATGTCACTTCATGAAAAGTTTGCTTTGGCTAGTTTCTAGACCATGATTGATATTTTCACCGAGTGTAGCAGTTTCCATTGCCCTACTTCCTGACAGCTCTTTCAGTTACTGGTGTTTGTCAGACTATAGACAACATCCTGGCAGAGATGTGCTTGGCTTACTACCCTACTTCTAGTGATGTGTCCAGCACAAGTTTTATATACATATGAGGGAATAGAGGACTCGTTGCTACTTTCACTTAAGGTTTATGATGATGCAGTTTCTGCACTAATAAGTGATTTTCAGCCATTTGTATTGTGTTTCTATGTTTTTCTGGATAGAAATACAAATCAGTAGGTTTGTCTCTAGAGATTTTCTTGCAGTTATCTAGAATCAAGAGTGAAATTAATGGTGAACATGAGACAACTGATTCCTCTCCCTTGCATTGTTCTACTCTTAGGGAGATCATAAGACATTACAAAACAAGAGTATAAAAATATGTTCTTTCCCAAAACAGAGAGAGTTAATAAAGCTGGTGAGATCCACGTGAAGACattagaagaaattcttcttgaAAGAGCCAGTCAGAAACGTGGAGAATTGCAAACTAAACTGAAAACCGAAGAACCTACACGGGCTGATGATTCTCCATCAGGAGCAAAAAGCTCTTCCTCCGTGCGGATCAAAACTTTCTCTGAGGTCCTGGCTGAAAAGAAGCATCGGCAGCAGGAAATGGAGAGGCAGAAATCCAAAAAGGATGCAAGCTGCCCCAAGGTGACAGCAGATAGTGAAGTGAAAAAGACAGTGGCTCTACCACCTGTTGCCGTCAGCAAAGGACAGCCAGAGGAGCCCGCAGGAAGAGCCAGGTCTATGCGGGAGGTGCATATTAAGACGCTAGAGGAAATTAGACTGGAGAAGGCCCTGAGGGTACAGCGGAACCCTGAGAGCAGTGCCATCTCCCGGCCTCAAACTGAGACTGTCCCCGGGGCAAAGAGGCTGCTCCGTATCGCCAAAAGAGCAGGTCTGTACAGCCCCTCCAAGCAACAGTACTATTCTAAAACACAGGGTGAGACCGATAGGAACTTTTCCTAACTGGGGAAATTTGAGTCAGTGGATTCAGTAGAGTAAGCTGTTTCCAGTAGCAGTTGGTAGTGCTACGGTATGTTCCTGTTTTCTTGAGGTTGTAGATGCTCCATCTCTTAGCTATgagtttctttcttgtttccattaGTACTGTCTGAGTTtcctttctgtgataaaacaccgtccAAAAGCAGCCTACGGTGGGGAGTATTACTTGGTTTACACTTCCTGCTCACAAGTTCTTCATTAAGGGAAGTCACGGCAGAACTGAAGCATGGGCCATGGAGGAATATTGCATACTGGCCTGCTCTCCATGTCTTGGCTCAGTCTGCCTTTTTATATaatccaggaccacttgcccaggggtAGCACTGGTCATAGTGGGCTGAACCCTCCGACATCAGtaaccaatcaagaaaatgctccacagggtagtttgatggaggcattttctgggctgagtctccctcttcccagatggcgTAGCTTCTGGTGACAGAAAAGCTAGCCAGTACAATTGTattcattttaagaaaacatatttCAGTTCATTTCTCATCCTGATTAAAGCAATGGTGTTTTTTAATGTGAATATAGgtgcaaaagaagagaaaaaacttGAACTCGAAGACAGTGACATTGCTTCTCAGAGCAGTGTTCCTAAGCCAGAGGCTAGTGAGGTGAGTCTGTCCGATAATGGTCCTTGGCAGACCAGCGGGAGGGGAATGGTGGATGCTTTTCGTTTTAGCGTACAGGAAATTTCTGTGAACGGTTTCATTGGTAGGTTgagtttggttttaatttttttgttttgggtcatGTTTTGTTCTTTAGTTTGGAGAGTTTTGGTGACGATTTCCCACTGTGTTGTTTGAAGTCTGCCTGACTCAGCCGGCCTCATCCACTGTGCTGCACTACCGTGCCTAGTACTGTGGTCACAATTTTCTAtggaagtttctttttgtttggtttagggttatctttttgtttgatttttgatttttaaaataaggttctGTGACCCTAGCTGACCTAgatagaactcactgtgtaaacctgactggcctacaactcacagatctgcctgcttctttcttctgtttgctgggattaaaggtgtgtgccaccaccgcccagcatctaTGAAAGATTCTTACAGTTCTCTGTATGTTCTCATAGTGTTTTAACTGACCATTGATATTTTACTGCATATCATGTAAAATTTGACCTTTCCCcccaagatttatttactttatgtgtgttagtattcacatacatgtgtgcacaactgcagaggacagaagaagacatcagatcctctggaactggagttaaagatggttgtgagctgataTGTCTGTGTTTGTAACTGAAACTGGGTTctttacaagagcagcaagtattcttaacctctgagccatctgtccagctcccagtgttttgagacagtgtctcatataACTCAGGCCAGCTTCAGGCTAACTTTATGTAGCCAAGAACTTTGGACtggttctcttgtctctgctACCACTGCTGCGATTACTGGTATGTGCCAACACATCTAACTAGGATTTTTCTCTTTAGAGAAAATGAATGGGCTTGAGaaatggctcttccagaggtcccgacttcaattcccagcaataacatggtgactcacaaccatctgtaacaagatctagtgccctcttctggtgtgcagacagaacactgtatacctaGTAAATCTttacaaacagagaaagagacagatgaaggggaggggtgggaaggagggagagagattaaaaaaaaggaaggaagaacaaccCAGGCATGATAGCACAAGATTGTAATCAATCCCAGACTTTGGGGTTGCAAAGGCAGATCTTGAGTTGAGGTCATTCTGAGCCATAGAGTCAGAACTTttttctcaacaaaacaaaggACAAATGCTATAATAATTTTTCTACTAGATTTCCTTTAAGCTTTTGTTACATAAGTGGATTTAATGCTCGACTCAGGTTGAGAACTGTACAATATATCATTTTGCAGCCTACTCTATCTTTAGTAATTTCTTAAGGTGTTTGTCTTTACTGACTAGAATATTCTAACTTGTGACTGTTAGCTCTTTCTGGATATTGACAAAAATCTTTTTTAGtggtcatttgtgttttcttggggtCATAATTAGTCTGTAGAATATGGATTTTTCTATTAGTTCACACATCTTCTATTCTTTAACACTTAACAGTGTATCTTCTGTTTAATATGAGACAATGAGCTTCCTTATTATTCTGAATCATGTAATATTCTGCCTAAGCTAGATACTCACTCAGCACTATAAATGAGAAAGTAGGTTCTAATTCTTTGATTGGATTTTTCCAGAGTTCAGATGAGGCCATAAGTGATCCCACAAAAATTCCAGTCAGTAGATGTGACATTGTCAGAGAGAAACACACTGAGAAGCAGCAGGAGACCGAAGCCTCACAGAAAGAGAAGCCAGCCGTGACTCCTGTCCAGGGAGACGGGGCCTCTTACTATACCCGAGTGGTGGGGAAACCAGTGCTCACTGCTGTGTCAGGCATCACACGGCACTTGGCTAAGCGGCTCCCCACGGAGTCATCCCAAAAGGGGGAGGTAGAAACCTCTGGAATTGGGGACTCAATACTGAATGTGAAATGTGCAACACAGACTTTGGAAAAAAGGAGTAAAGGTGAGTGATTTTACCTTTATTGTGGCACAATGACCAAATTTCAGTAACTCTGGCAACTGTGGGGTTGAACCTTGTGTGTACTAAAGTCACACCAACAGGTAGTAGTGATACAGTGATCTGCAAAGATGAAACTTAGGCATAGTTCTTTCTCACAACTTACACtgctgggtttgttttgttggttggttagttttgctttctttggggctggagaagtaaTTCAGTTGTTAGTGCTTATCTAGCATACACAAAACCCCAGATTCCACTACAACACCACAGGAAAACCGTGTCTGGTGGtgcgcacctgtaatcccagctcagtCTATATTacggttctctagaggaacagaactaatAGAAGGAACGTAGATGAGGAATTTATTAGATTGGTTTACGTGATACAGTCTGGGTAGTTCAACAGAGGCTGTCCTACACTGAAGACGACAGCTGAGGTTGAGTGCCTCAACACTGTAAGTCAGCCAATTGTATGATGAGAGTGTGAGTTTGGTTTTTGGCAACTTGAGTCCCTGTGGTGGAGGAAGAGTCTCTTTCAGGGCACACTTTGTGCTCTGGATTGTTCTGTGCATCTGGAGAATTTTATCATGGAGCTCATGCTTTTCCCCTGTGGCTCTATCCTTATACAGAGATACTGACCCCAACAGTGTATTTTCTTTACTGTCTCACAAACACTCAAAGTTTTATGCTCAGTTACCAAATCCTTGCTCTTCTCAAGAGATGAAGCaagaaggaagacaggaggatcagaagttcacaaccaacctcagctacatgattggagggaagaaaaacataaaagccCCATTTAGAACTTAATACCGTGCATTTTCCTTCGGGTGTTTTGAATAGGGTCTTATTATACAGTCccgtctggcctcagactcaatttgccctcagccttctgggtgctgggattacaagtgtgcagcTGTATGCGCTTTTCCTCTTGTTTTGCAGAAGAAAATACCATGGGATATGATGGTGACATTGAAGAGTGTATCATAGTGATCTATGTGGTGGATCATTTTCATTCAGGCTGTTCACTCTTTTGGTACTGCctattttggttgtttgtttttaagaccagttctctatgtagccctggctatcctggcacTTGCTATATCTGGTCTCATATTCAGCAgagctccttctgcctctgcctcccagtgctgggatataccaccatgcctggcaatttTGTTGGTATTTCTACTCCTAAAAGCATCCGTATCTTACTCTGAGTTACTCTATATGTGAAAGAGATCATCTAGTTATAATCAGATATGTTCTGTCTCCTGTAGCCAAACCCAAAGTAAATGTGAAGCCATCTGTGGTCAAGGTTGTTTCATCTCCTAAAGTGGCTCCAAAACGGAAGGCAGTGGAGGTACACCCTGCTGTCATTGCGGCTGTGAAGCCACTTAGCACCAGCAGTGTCCTGCAGGAAAGCCCCACCAAGAAAGCAGCTGTGGTGAGTTGATCCACTCCAGTGGTATTGGACTCTGTGGTGGGATTCCCTTTGGCActgtttctgtttgtgtcttACACTTCTGCCTTTTCCTGAGCACTGGGTTCCTTAGACTGTTACTGTAGTCACTAGAGTCTAGTTGAGACTGGAGAAGTGGCGGGCAGTGTTTGGAAGTTGGTTTTTGGGTGGCAAGGTACTTACATTTTCAGCCTCTGCGTCATTGGTTCTTGGGTTCCCCAGTTTACAGAATGGTAGCCGCTGGGCTGAAGATACAGCTTAATGAAACCACCTACCATGCAAGATCCTGGGTTACCAGAGATCTTCAACACTGCCAAAACAAAAACTAGCCGTGATTCTAGGAaggcaacaaaagaaaatatgctGGGGGTAGGGGAGACGGGGGTGGGACACCTGAAACTAGGCAgtaggagggcagaggcaggtagaactctgagttcacggccaacctggtctaccctGAGAGATCTGGTATACCCAAAGCTACATAGtcaagccctgtctcaaaaagtaaaataatctttgacacagagaaggagaaatatgAGATTACAGAGCAGCACAAGGCTGATCAGAAAACTATGGACTCGCAGATTCTGCCAAAGATCAAAGCTGTTTCTCAGCTGCAGGGCTACCTGTGCTCTCAGTTCTCTTTGACGAACAGGATGTATCCTCACAAACTGGTTTTCTGAATTGCTAACCTAATTAAACAGCTtcatgtgtcaaaaaaaaaagtaaaataaaagtcttGTAGGTTTGGAGGTGACGGTGCTTGCTATACAAataggaggacctgagtttgaatcccttaGCGCCTATATGAAAAGCCATTGTGACCATatacttgcctgtaatcccaacattgtgggctagagacaggtggatcccaagAGATCACTGACCAGCCAGCATAACTTGTAACCATGAGCTTGAGGTTCACTAAGTGCCTGATTTCCCACAGAAGTGAAGCAGACTAGAAGAGAAGGCTTCTCCTGGCGGCCTCCTCTAACTCTGCCTACTTGCACATGGGCCCTGAACATATACacgtcatacacacacaccaaaagtgGAAGCATAACTCTCAGTGATTTTACTCTTTCTCTGTAGGCTGTGGTCCCACTTCTCTCCGAGGATAAATCCATCGCCACGTCTGAGACAGAAAACCCTAAGGACAGGTATTGCCTTCTTAACCAAGCTTCAGGCCATTACTGATTTGGCTCTTTATCAAAAAATGTGATAAGTCAATGAACATTTACAGGTTAGCTATATCTAAAGCTAACTCCACACTGAGGGCAAAAGGCATGAGATTTGAAGTTGCTGCTTGTCAGTGCCGCTGGTGGCATCTGCCTTTATTGAAAAGGTAGTCTAAAATACCTGGCTACATTCAAAAGGTACTTGATTCCAAATTAGTGAGACAATTTTTTGTGTGTCTCTTCAGAAAcaacttttcttttcctctgtcccTGAGGCTGCACAGTCCTTTGAccatgaaggaaggacagagctgAGTCTAACACTCTGCTTTTCACTTACAGTTTTGTGCTGCCTTCAACCCAGTCTTCTTCAGAACCTTTGCTCCCAGAAGGGTCtggcccttcctcctcccaggtggCAACCAAACCTCGCCGACTGAGCTCTGCCTCGACAGGAAAGCCTCCACTCTCTGTGGAAGATGATTTTGAGAAACTAATATGGGAAATTTCAGGAGGCAAATTAGAAGCTGAGATCGACTTGGATCCTGGGAAAGATGAAGATGACCTTCTGCTTGAGCTCTCAGAGATGATTGACAGCTGAAGATGAAAGGAATGGTGAGGAcgctttaaaggaaaaaaaaaaaactcaccaaaAACTGGACTTATTTTCATCTGTTCTAACATTTACCTGAGGTGATAATTTCTTTAGTCTCAAATTTTGCCCAAATCAAAAGTATACCTCTGAAGTACCTGTGTGTGTCCTGGATTCCCTTGGGGTCAGATCTTTCACATcccttgataactgttttgtccATTTGATGCCATTACTTAGCATCTGTGAGAAGAACGTTCTGTAATGCCCTTCTCTCCACATGAGACTGAGCTCCAAATGAAATGGTGCAAGAGAACTAACTCAGTGGCTCCTTGAGGTGTTTGTCAGTGGGCTATCTTCCCCtttgctgtatttatttatgtactgtCTTAATATTATCAGAGTTTAAAATGAAGAGAGCTGCTAACCATTGTGGACCAAATGTCATGCTACCactaaacaaaaaacccactccGTCTATGTGAAATTGTAtgtctttttaaaggtatttggAGATTCGTCTAAGCTTTAAAGAGGGCCGAGCGGCTCGAGAACCTGAGATACGGACATAACTCTGGACCTGGTCCTGTTGCATTAGCTGCTCCGTAAGCCTCCGAAGAGCAATAGCTAATTTATTattactgtaattttttaaaggctTTAAAGTGCCTCAGGGGTCCCCTGAAACTAATTTTCTACTTCTGGGACTCCCTGGATTCTTTATAAGAGGTGGCGACATGACTAGGGAAATTCTTTTTTTAGTGTGAAAACTGTCCCTTTCCTTCAATACCTTTCTCCTTCTGGCATAGATTTATCACAGAGACAGCAAATTGgtaaatttcataatttctaaCTCTCCCAGAAAACTCCTCTTGCCTAGTATTTATTTGATGTGCTTTAACcatgggaagaggagggaaaaaaaaacaaactcattCAAGCTGCCAGTATTGATCTCCGGACTGTAGCAGTACACAGTCCACCGCGCTGTGCTGATGCAGGGATGGCGAGATGCTCTGGGGTGTATTGGATACCTCCAGCTTCTTCATTTCTGGATTGAGTTTTCTTTTCTCGATGTTGGTCTTCATATCACCTCAAGGTTTAGACTTGTGAAGAAACAAGTCTCATGAGGGTAATAGTCTTGAAATGAGACACTGTAGAGAATTGGAAGGCGGAAAGAAAGACTTGTTCATTGTGATACTTTCCGTAGGTGGCCAGCTTGTTTCTCATAGGGAAATCCTGGATCACCTGTCATGTTGGCTCCTAAGGAACTGCTGTTGTAAGCGGCTCATCAAGAGTTGAAGTTCATGTAGCCTTGTTGGGAatatggaaaaggaagaaagccaCAGGACTGCCCATTCAGTCTGGGAAGATCTGGATGATTCTGCACATGCAAAAATGACTTGAAATTTATGTATAGACACTTGTACCAATCCATCTTCAGCTGACTGAATGTTGTAAGATAGCCCTTCTCCAAAGCAGGGGTGGAATGTTCTGCTTTCACCACGCATTTTATAAACACGTTTCCTTTTTTGAATTGACCTATAGATTGTAGGTCT
The sequence above is drawn from the Chionomys nivalis chromosome 5, mChiNiv1.1, whole genome shotgun sequence genome and encodes:
- the Zc3h11a gene encoding zinc finger CCCH domain-containing protein 11A; translated protein: MPNQGEDCYFYFYSTCTKGDSCPFRHCEAALGNETVCTLWQEGRCFRQVCRFRHMEIDKKRSEIPCYWENQPMGCQKLNCAFHHNRGRYVDGLFLPPSKTVLPTVPELQEEEVKASQLAVQQNKLSVQSNPSPQLRSVMKVESSENVPSPTHPPVVINAADDDEDDDDQFSEEGDESKTPALQPAPDTHNGLRMASARKPGVNFKQGECLNFGIKTLEEIKSKKMKEKSKKQGEGSSGVSSTLHQPQPNPGPEKENVRTVVRTVTLSSKQEEPLVRLSLTERLGKRKFSVGGDSEPPLKRSLAQRLGKKVEAPETNIDRTPKKERVNKAGEIHVKTLEEILLERASQKRGELQTKLKTEEPTRADDSPSGAKSSSSVRIKTFSEVLAEKKHRQQEMERQKSKKDASCPKVTADSEVKKTVALPPVAVSKGQPEEPAGRARSMREVHIKTLEEIRLEKALRVQRNPESSAISRPQTETVPGAKRLLRIAKRAGAKEEKKLELEDSDIASQSSVPKPEASESSDEAISDPTKIPVSRCDIVREKHTEKQQETEASQKEKPAVTPVQGDGASYYTRVVGKPVLTAVSGITRHLAKRLPTESSQKGEVETSGIGDSILNVKCATQTLEKRSKAKPKVNVKPSVVKVVSSPKVAPKRKAVEVHPAVIAAVKPLSTSSVLQESPTKKAAVAVVPLLSEDKSIATSETENPKDSFVLPSTQSSSEPLLPEGSGPSSSQVATKPRRLSSASTGKPPLSVEDDFEKLIWEISGGKLEAEIDLDPGKDEDDLLLELSEMIDS